The genomic DNA TTAAAGTATCACTTGAAGATATTTTCTTTAATTTATCATTCAAAGATTTCTTTTGTTCCTCTGAAAGGTCTGTTTTTATTGTAGGATCAATAATATCTATTACATCTTTTACATCAAAATCAACAAATTTGCACAGTTCTTCTAGATGATCAATTAGAAAATCTAGACCTTCATATGACCATTCTTTATAATCTTTTCCGTTTTTTAATAGAAACTCATTCACTTGGTAATTCTGATTTGCTAATTCAAAGAATGAACCTGAAGGATCCATTATATCATTTATAGAGTTTTCATAGTTAACAATATTAATTTGTCTTATTAATTTCTCTTTTTCTGTTAAGTTGCTATAATTCTTGTTAACAAAAGCTACTAATCCAAATTCAAAGTTTAAAATTGAATCTTTACGTTTTTTTACTGAATCTTCTCCAAATTCCCTAAGACCTTCTAAATTTTTATCAATGGCTTTATCTCTAATCTCTATTAATTGTTCTATACTTAAACCTTCTAAGTTTTTAGGTACTATTTCTTCATTATTCTTAGTAACTTCTTTCAATTTATTGTTAGTATTTTTATTATTGAAAATAAATATAGCAGTTAATAAACTTAAAATTATTACTAAAATAATTAAACTTACATTTTTTTTACTTAACATATTAAACCTCCTTTTTTAAATAAGTATTGTACTTGTGAAAAATAAATTTGTTTATGAAGATAACATTTACTACTGTTTGTTCTAAAGATTATAATAGAATATTTTTTTGATATAATCTATATTTTTCTTATTAAATTTTCTTATTAGATATTTAATATCAATATTTTTTAGATAGAAAAGATTTTAATAACTCCAAATATTTAATAAGTAAAATAAAATTATTGCTTTAAAATATATTTTTATATGTTTTAAGTTTTATAATAAGTAATATTGTATGATAAATTAAATTTAAATATTTAGAGATAAGCTATTATAGAATTTGCTTAGTTTAAGTTAAATTTTAAAATATTCAAAAAGGGGCTAGAGTCTGGAAATTTTTATTTAAAGAATACACATAAAAATTTCTAGACTCTCATCATTTAAAAGAAGTATTCTAAATTTATTATTTATAATTAAATATTATCTGAAAAAATGGTATTTTTATACCTTTGTTTGTTATGCATAATTTTACTTAGAACATAAGCTTTATATAAAATAATTAAAAATATACCTAATTAAAATAAGTAAAAAAAGAGCTATCATAGAACAAATTTAATTTGCTCATGTGACAGCTCCTTTTTAGATGATGCTTTTTTAGATTTATACTATAAGGTATATAAAACTAAGTTTATTAAAAATGTTATAATTTCTATTGCTATCATAGACCATATCAATCCATCAAGTTCATAAAAGTAATTAAGCTTTATTAAATAGCTTCTTTATTATAATTTCTTTATTTCATATAATATAAATAGTATTAAAATTTTTATGGGAGTTAAAGTAAGCATGTATTATTACTTAGATATTTGTATAATCAACATCTAGTAATTTACCTTTTTGGTGAAAATGATTAATAAGTTTTTTAGGATAATTCATTATTAATTCATCTGGAAAATTAATTTCCTTTAAGATATTTTCAGAATACTCATAGTTACCTATGTCAAAACAAATGTGAGCATCTGAAGTCAGTATGATTTTAGCACCATATTTTTTGCAAAGTGTAGCAATATACTTACAGTTATCCGAGCTACCATTTCTTGACACGCCTTTAATAGAACAATTATTTATTTCTATTAAGATATTCTTTTCTATAGCTAATTTAATGATTAATTCATAGTCGATTGGGTAGTTTGGGTTTCCAAGGTGTCCTAATATTTCAATATTATCATGCTTATTTATTGCATTTATTAAAGCTTTAGTATTATTCTCTAATGTATTTGGAGAAAACACAGCTTCGTGAAATGACAAGATAAGATAATCTAACCGAGGAATTACAAAAGGCTCTAGGTCTATGTTTCCTTTAATATCTAGTATATTTGCTTCACAGCCTCTTAAAATTATAATGTTATTTATGATTCTTGGGATATTTTGAATGTTGTGAAAGTACCATTTGTGGGGAGAACCAGGCATCTTAGGACCATGTTCAGATGTACCTAGTATCTTAATTCCATTTTCTTTACAATAATTAATATTTTCTAGTAAAGTGCTATAGCCATGACCACTGACTATAGAGTGTGTGTGTAAATCTGATAAAAAATTCATATAAATTCCTCCTCTATAAAAGATGAGGGTAACGTAATTTATA from Clostridioides difficile ATCC 9689 = DSM 1296 includes the following:
- a CDS encoding phosphatase, which gives rise to MNFLSDLHTHSIVSGHGYSTLLENINYCKENGIKILGTSEHGPKMPGSPHKWYFHNIQNIPRIINNIIILRGCEANILDIKGNIDLEPFVIPRLDYLILSFHEAVFSPNTLENNTKALINAINKHDNIEILGHLGNPNYPIDYELIIKLAIEKNILIEINNCSIKGVSRNGSSDNCKYIATLCKKYGAKIILTSDAHICFDIGNYEYSENILKEINFPDELIMNYPKKLINHFHQKGKLLDVDYTNI